One genomic segment of Besnoitia besnoiti strain Bb-Ger1 chromosome VII, whole genome shotgun sequence includes these proteins:
- a CDS encoding hypothetical protein (encoded by transcript BESB_078890): MAAHAVTLGKSAMSLPRENSSVASRSTRGSFKADDSAVSINWNDLNYPPGIRLVHFDPDELPTDVARLARVLHWMFLLAFVELLINVTHTVVLVIGGMPATRVGYAILDAVILAPSFGTTFYQGYVALVSSDDKTKRRYFFCQAICLIISLFFAVSPLGATNGLAALSSLHQRVRRYQLSKGMKAFWIYAVSLESTFWITVFCLGVWGLAGVKRFNPFHSEAARNSA, encoded by the exons ATGGCTGCCCACGCCGTGACGCTCGGCAAGAGCGCGATGAGCCTCCCGCGGGAGAACTCCTCCGTTGCCTCGAGATCCACGCGAGGAAGCTTCAAAGCCGACGACAGCGCAGTATCCATCAACTGGAATGATCTGAACTACCCGCCA GGCATCCGCTTGGTGCACTTCGACCCCGACGAACTGCCCACcgacgtcgcgcgcctcgcccgcgtgcTTCACTGGATGTTCCTGCTCGCTTTCGTCGAACTCCTCATCAACGTCACCCACACTGTTGTGCTGGTT ATTGGGGGCatgccggcgacgcgcgtggGGTACGCCATCCTCGACGCGGTCATCCTTGCTCCCTCCTTCGG GACAACCTTCTACCAAGGCTATGTCGCGCTAGTGAGCTCAGATGAtaagacgaagaggcgataTTTCTTCTGCCAGGCAATCTGC CTCATAATCTCGCTCTTCTTTGCGGTATCACCTCTTGGAGCGACGAACGGCCTGGCTGCCTTGAGCTCGTTGCACCAGAGAGTCCGGCGCTATCAGCTCTCGA AGGGCATGAAAGCTTTTTGGATCTACGCAGTCAGCCTCGAGTCCACCTTCTGGATCACCGTCTTTTGTCTGGGCG TCTGGGGACTTGCGGGCGTGAAGCGCTTCAACCCCTTCCACTCCGAGGCTGCGAGGAATTCTGCGTga